A window from Primulina huaijiensis isolate GDHJ02 chromosome 13, ASM1229523v2, whole genome shotgun sequence encodes these proteins:
- the LOC140991614 gene encoding uncharacterized protein isoform X3, whose protein sequence is MLKFRTFRAEIKMANSILKSHILCSKNLPDFPWPRHRDSNASLCHRRFPHLLALVRSLHLYLLPLSLSVPRPFLLPPAPFFPMFRSRLSPLVSSMSASVNFSQDKDAPAADPNAKTVRVMIKGRVQGVFYRNWTINNANELGLKGWVRNRRDGSVEALFSGNPDKVEEMEQRCRRGPPDAMVTGLQVFPSTDDPGTSFQHAKIYREKELKIQIARNSNISERYE, encoded by the exons ATGCTCAAGTTCAGAACCTTTCGAGCTGAAATAAAAATGGCGAATTCAATCTTGAAATCCCATATTCTCTGCTCGAAGAATCTTCCAGACTTCCCATGGCCGCGCCACCGTGACAGTAATGCTAGTCTCTGCCACAGACGATTCCCCCACCTTCTCGCTCTTGTACGCAGTCTTCATCTTTATCTTCTTCCTCTTTCTCTTTCGGTTCCTCGCCCTTTTCTTCTTCCTCCTGCTCCTTTTTTTCCTATGTTCCGAAGTCGTTTATCTCCTCTCGTCTCTTCAATGTCCGCCTCCGTGAACTTCTCCCAGGATAAGGATGCACCCGCCGCGGACCCAAATGCTAAAACT GTAAGAGTGATGATAAAGGGGAGGGTTCAGGGTGTATTCTACAGAAATTGGACAATTAACAATGCCAATGAATTGGGGCTCAAGGGTTGGGTTCGGAACAGGAGAGATGGCTCTGTGGAAGCCCTGTTTTCTGGGAACCCCGATAAAGTTGAGGAGATGGAGCAACGCTGCCGGAGGGGTCCACCAGATGCCATGGTCACGGGTCTCCAGGTCTTCCCAAGTACCGATGATCCCGGAACCTCGTTTCAGC ACGCAAAGATTTACCGAGAGAAAGAGCTAAAGATCCAGATAGcaagaaattcaaatatttcggAGAGATACGAGTAA
- the LOC140991614 gene encoding uncharacterized protein isoform X2 — MLKFRTFRAEIKMANSILKSHILCSKNLPDFPWPRHRDSNASLCHRRFPHLLALVRSLHLYLLPLSLSVPRPFLLPPAPFFPMFRSRLSPLVSSMSASVNFSQDKDAPAADPNAKTVRVMIKGRVQGVFYRNWTINNANELGLKGWVRNRRDGSVEALFSGNPDKVEEMEQRCRRGPPDAMVTGLQVFPSTDDPGTSFQLNLTCKDKCLSLDAYSRCYPKGGFKLEF; from the exons ATGCTCAAGTTCAGAACCTTTCGAGCTGAAATAAAAATGGCGAATTCAATCTTGAAATCCCATATTCTCTGCTCGAAGAATCTTCCAGACTTCCCATGGCCGCGCCACCGTGACAGTAATGCTAGTCTCTGCCACAGACGATTCCCCCACCTTCTCGCTCTTGTACGCAGTCTTCATCTTTATCTTCTTCCTCTTTCTCTTTCGGTTCCTCGCCCTTTTCTTCTTCCTCCTGCTCCTTTTTTTCCTATGTTCCGAAGTCGTTTATCTCCTCTCGTCTCTTCAATGTCCGCCTCCGTGAACTTCTCCCAGGATAAGGATGCACCCGCCGCGGACCCAAATGCTAAAACT GTAAGAGTGATGATAAAGGGGAGGGTTCAGGGTGTATTCTACAGAAATTGGACAATTAACAATGCCAATGAATTGGGGCTCAAGGGTTGGGTTCGGAACAGGAGAGATGGCTCTGTGGAAGCCCTGTTTTCTGGGAACCCCGATAAAGTTGAGGAGATGGAGCAACGCTGCCGGAGGGGTCCACCAGATGCCATGGTCACGGGTCTCCAGGTCTTCCCAAGTACCGATGATCCCGGAACCTCGTTTCAGC TTAACCTCACTTGTAAAGATAAGTGTCTATCATTGGATGCATATTCAAGATGTTATCCTAAGGGTGGCTTTAAATTAGAATTCTAG
- the LOC140991614 gene encoding uncharacterized protein isoform X1: MLKFRTFRAEIKMANSILKSHILCSKNLPDFPWPRHRDSNASLCHRRFPHLLALVRSLHLYLLPLSLSVPRPFLLPPAPFFPMFRSRLSPLVSSMSASVNFSQDKDAPAADPNAKTVRVMIKGRVQGVFYRNWTINNANELGLKGWVRNRRDGSVEALFSGNPDKVEEMEQRCRRGPPDAMVTGLQVFPSTDDPGTSFQRSLKLVEISMTAALIDASSPYSRSKLSYYGKSFIILTVLL; this comes from the exons ATGCTCAAGTTCAGAACCTTTCGAGCTGAAATAAAAATGGCGAATTCAATCTTGAAATCCCATATTCTCTGCTCGAAGAATCTTCCAGACTTCCCATGGCCGCGCCACCGTGACAGTAATGCTAGTCTCTGCCACAGACGATTCCCCCACCTTCTCGCTCTTGTACGCAGTCTTCATCTTTATCTTCTTCCTCTTTCTCTTTCGGTTCCTCGCCCTTTTCTTCTTCCTCCTGCTCCTTTTTTTCCTATGTTCCGAAGTCGTTTATCTCCTCTCGTCTCTTCAATGTCCGCCTCCGTGAACTTCTCCCAGGATAAGGATGCACCCGCCGCGGACCCAAATGCTAAAACT GTAAGAGTGATGATAAAGGGGAGGGTTCAGGGTGTATTCTACAGAAATTGGACAATTAACAATGCCAATGAATTGGGGCTCAAGGGTTGGGTTCGGAACAGGAGAGATGGCTCTGTGGAAGCCCTGTTTTCTGGGAACCCCGATAAAGTTGAGGAGATGGAGCAACGCTGCCGGAGGGGTCCACCAGATGCCATGGTCACGGGTCTCCAGGTCTTCCCAAGTACCGATGATCCCGGAACCTCGTTTCAGC GTTCTCTCAAGCTGGTCGAAATTTCCATGACAGCGGCATTGATAGATGCGTCCTCTCCCTACTCAAGATCAAAACTATCTTACTACGGTAAAAGTTTCATAATATTGACCGTACTACTGTGA
- the LOC140991775 gene encoding transcription initiation factor TFIID subunit 8-like, translating to MNVGGEVDGRRDDQGPIIRSGTNIFGRAISRVFVAQMCESIGFQGVNESALDSLAGIVIRYISDLGKTSKFHANLAGRAECNVFDVIQGLVDLGWSQGFSGVSEARNDCVISSGPIKELEEYVVSAEEIPFAQPVPQFPVSRGRKMIPSFSQMGERPSSKHIPVWLPAFPDPHTYIQTPVWNERDTDPRTDMIELARQRRKAERSLLSLQQRLVCNGSLVAATSAGDLAETDEVGKSKLFEIENSVLVKPLQDGGRNLLPVDVHAKLPGESRTEKCASLLETFAPAIEAMKDGLDSGSDGDKLLPEKRKPIFLELKGGKKVFGESLDLRIQNKAAARTSSWFEREDEKDDKKRRVEFILRKSMENQLELPQL from the coding sequence ATGAACGTTGGAGGTGAAGTAGATGGACGGAGAGATGACCAAGGTCCGATAATTCGATCTGGCACCAATATATTTGGCCGAGCGATTTCAAGGGTATTTGTTGCCCAGATGTGTGAGAGTATTGGTTTTCAGGGAGTCAACGAGTCTGCTCTTGATTCCCTAGCTGGAATTGTGATTAGGTACATCAGTGACCTGGGAAAAACTTCAAAATTTCATGCAAATTTGGCTGGTAGGGCCGAGTGCAATGTCTTTGATGTCATTCAAGGATTAGTGGATTTGGGCTGGTCACAAGGATTTTCTGGTGTTTCTGAGGCCCGAAATGATTGTGTAATTAGTTCTGGTCCTATCAAAGAGCTCGAGGAGTATGTGGTGTCTGCGGAGGAGATACCTTTTGCTCAGCCAGTTCCACAGTTTCCTGTGAGCAGGGGACGGAAAATGATACCTAGTTTCTCGCAAATGGGCGAGAGACCCAGTTCTAAGCATATACCAGTTTGGTTGCCTGCATTTCCAGATCCTCACACATATATACAAACGCCTGTATGGAATGAGAGGGACACCGACCCTCGTACAGATATGATCGAGCTGGCAAGGCAGCGTAGAAAGGCAGAAAGGTCCTTGTTAAGCTTGCAGCAGCGGCTGGTGTGTAATGGGTCATTAGTGGCTGCAACCTCAGCTGGAGATTTAGCTGAAACAGATGAGGTGGGGAAGTCCAAGTTGtttgaaattgaaaattctgttcTTGTTAAGCCGTTGCAGGACGGTGGGAGAAACTTGTTACCGGTTGATGTTCATGCTAAGCTTCCCGGCGAGTCACGCACAGAGAAGTGTGCCTCTTTATTGGAGACATTTGCTCCTGCTATCGAGGCAATGAAGGATGGGCTTGATTCTGGAAGTGATGGGGACAAGCTTCTTCCGGAAAAGAGGAAACCTATATTTCTGGAGTTGAAGGGTGGTAAAAAAGTCTTTGGAGAATCACTTGATTTGAGGATTCAGAACAAGGCAGCTGCTAGAACTTCATCCTGGTTCGAACGTGAGGATGAAAAAGATGATAAGAAGAGGAGGGTTGAGTTTATACTCCGGAAGTCTATGGAAAACCAGCTAGAACTCCCTCAGTTGTAA